In a single window of the Haloferax sp. Atlit-12N genome:
- a CDS encoding pyridoxal-phosphate dependent enzyme: MPTQDYPNTLAAIGETPMMNLPSLRPDEGASISVKWEGANPTGSLKDRMALAMVEAARERGDIAPEDPIVEFTGGSTGTSLAFVCAVL, translated from the coding sequence ATGCCCACCCAAGATTATCCAAATACGCTAGCGGCAATCGGCGAGACACCGATGATGAATCTCCCGTCACTCCGTCCCGACGAGGGAGCGTCGATTTCGGTAAAGTGGGAGGGTGCCAATCCGACAGGGAGTCTCAAAGACCGGATGGCACTTGCCATGGTCGAAGCTGCCCGAGAGCGGGGAGACATAGCCCCGGAAGATCCAATCGTTGAGTTCACTGGTGGCAGCACAGGGACGAGTCTCGCATTTGTCTGTGCCGTTCTTG